One window from the genome of Haloprofundus halobius encodes:
- the gpmI gene encoding 2,3-bisphosphoglycerate-independent phosphoglycerate mutase gives MQAALVVLDGWGLGDHDRGDAVKAAATPNFDRFRESGAYGTLDVSGRRVGLPDGQMGNSEVGHLNIGAGRVVKQAYTRINDSVADGSFYENDAVNDAFDYAEEHGGRIHFMGLVSDGGVHSDQEHLYALIEAAADRGVEAVTHAFTDGRDTDPKGGVDYLASLESVVDDHGTGDVATVSGRYYAMDRDQNWERTKRAYDAIVNRDAEYEALSAVGAVGNAYERGDTDEFVEPTLVESGPVLEDGDAVFFFNFRSDRARQLVRMLGDVRPEWPFETTPPEIHLATMTQYDKTFDFPVAFPPNQPRNTLGEVLTDNGRTQLRLAESEKYAHVTYFLNGGREVEFDGEIRRIVESPDVPTYDATPAMSAEEVTDTALSIIGSDDPDVLVLNYANPDMVGHTGDFAAAVAAVEAVDEQLGRLLDGVLAAGGHALVTADHGNADDMGTPEAPHTAHTYNPVPLVYLSPAGDDGGKRVREGGSLCDLAPTLLSLIGVDQPPEMTGESLLE, from the coding sequence ATGCAGGCTGCACTCGTCGTTCTCGACGGCTGGGGACTCGGCGACCACGACCGGGGAGACGCCGTGAAAGCCGCAGCGACGCCGAACTTCGACCGGTTTCGCGAGAGCGGCGCGTACGGCACGCTCGACGTGAGCGGTCGCCGCGTCGGACTGCCAGACGGACAGATGGGCAACAGCGAAGTCGGCCACCTCAACATCGGCGCTGGTCGGGTGGTCAAGCAAGCGTACACCCGAATCAACGACAGCGTCGCCGACGGCTCGTTCTACGAGAACGATGCCGTGAACGACGCGTTCGACTACGCCGAGGAACACGGCGGGCGGATCCACTTCATGGGCCTCGTCAGCGACGGTGGCGTCCACTCCGACCAAGAGCATCTGTACGCACTCATCGAGGCGGCGGCCGACCGCGGCGTCGAGGCGGTTACCCACGCGTTCACCGACGGCCGCGACACCGACCCGAAAGGTGGTGTGGATTACCTCGCGTCGCTCGAAAGCGTCGTCGACGACCACGGTACCGGCGACGTGGCGACGGTCTCGGGTCGGTACTACGCGATGGACCGCGACCAGAACTGGGAGCGGACCAAACGTGCTTACGACGCCATCGTCAACCGCGACGCAGAGTACGAAGCGCTCTCGGCAGTCGGAGCGGTCGGGAACGCCTACGAGCGTGGCGACACCGACGAGTTCGTCGAACCGACGCTCGTCGAGAGCGGGCCGGTGCTCGAAGACGGCGACGCGGTGTTCTTCTTCAACTTCCGGTCGGACCGTGCTCGGCAACTCGTCCGGATGCTCGGCGACGTGCGTCCCGAGTGGCCGTTCGAGACGACGCCGCCGGAGATTCATCTCGCGACGATGACCCAGTACGACAAGACGTTCGACTTTCCGGTGGCGTTCCCGCCGAACCAGCCGCGGAACACGCTCGGCGAGGTGCTCACCGACAACGGTCGCACGCAGCTACGGCTGGCAGAGTCCGAGAAGTACGCTCACGTGACGTACTTCCTCAACGGCGGTCGTGAGGTGGAGTTCGACGGCGAGATTCGGCGCATCGTCGAGAGTCCCGACGTGCCGACGTACGACGCGACGCCCGCGATGAGCGCCGAGGAAGTGACCGACACGGCGCTGTCGATAATCGGGTCCGACGACCCCGACGTGCTCGTGCTCAACTACGCGAACCCCGACATGGTCGGCCACACCGGCGACTTCGCCGCCGCCGTCGCGGCGGTCGAAGCCGTCGACGAACAGCTCGGCCGACTGCTCGATGGCGTCCTCGCCGCGGGCGGACACGCGCTCGTCACCGCAGACCACGGCAACGCCGACGACATGGGGACGCCCGAGGCTCCGCATACTGCCCACACGTACAATCCCGTCCCGCTCGTTTACCTCTCTCCGGCGGGCGACGACGGCGGAAAGCGGGTTCGTGAGGGCGGCTCGCTCTGTGACCTCGCGCCGACGCTGCTGTCGCTCATCGGCGTCGACCAGCCGCCGGAGATGACCGGCGAGTCGTTGCTGGAGTGA
- a CDS encoding DUF5830 family protein, whose product MTDDGDALDESAGSADATGSLAATRGERIELALDLLAHLEHEELELPAVIDRIETVTTDPATTREILDEAEKRGIIERDGARILTRRGGTFVRFESQVVTRDGEFDCRRCGASVSTGHFIRFETGELGPFGSSCIRKVTGRE is encoded by the coding sequence GTGACCGACGACGGTGACGCACTCGACGAATCTGCGGGTTCGGCGGACGCGACGGGGAGTCTCGCCGCCACTCGCGGCGAGCGCATCGAACTCGCCCTCGACCTGCTGGCGCACCTCGAACACGAGGAGTTGGAACTCCCGGCGGTCATCGACCGTATCGAGACGGTGACGACGGACCCGGCGACGACGCGCGAGATTCTCGACGAAGCCGAAAAGCGAGGAATCATCGAACGCGACGGGGCACGAATCCTGACGCGCCGCGGCGGGACGTTCGTCCGCTTCGAGAGTCAGGTCGTCACGCGGGACGGCGAGTTCGACTGTCGACGCTGCGGCGCGAGCGTCTCGACGGGGCACTTCATCCGGTTCGAGACGGGCGAACTCGGGCCGTTCGGCTCATCGTGCATCAGAAAAGTCACCGGACGAGAATGA
- a CDS encoding aldo/keto reductase, giving the protein MTLDTVPLGRTGTKVSELAFGTWRFGRENDDGEVEVGRDRAHQLLDAYADAGGTFIDTADMYGEGRSEEYIGDWLADRDREEFVVASKIYWPTSDHPNGHGLSRKHLRNNVDEILDRLGTDYVDVLYVHRWDDDTPAREFMRTLDEFVRDGKVNYLGASTLEPNAWKVAMANELADKRGYEPFSLSQPRYNVANREIEGNYLDMCDHYDVGVVPWSPLAGGFLTGKYSRDGTPPTDSRAANDQQFADSYLTPENFDALEAVEAVAEEVGATPAQVSLAWLLHHEQVTAPIVGARTTKQLEENLVASDISLTDAQFRRLADAKSN; this is encoded by the coding sequence ATGACGCTCGACACGGTTCCGCTCGGCCGTACGGGAACGAAGGTGAGCGAACTCGCGTTCGGCACGTGGCGCTTCGGACGCGAGAACGACGACGGAGAGGTGGAGGTCGGTCGCGACCGCGCCCACCAGTTGCTCGACGCCTACGCCGACGCCGGCGGCACGTTCATCGACACCGCCGACATGTACGGCGAGGGGCGCAGCGAGGAGTACATCGGCGACTGGTTGGCCGACCGCGACCGAGAGGAGTTCGTCGTCGCCTCGAAAATCTACTGGCCGACGAGCGACCACCCCAACGGCCACGGACTGAGCCGTAAACACCTCCGAAACAACGTCGACGAGATTCTCGACCGCCTCGGCACCGACTACGTCGACGTGCTCTACGTCCACCGCTGGGACGACGACACGCCAGCGCGGGAGTTCATGCGGACGCTCGACGAGTTCGTCCGCGACGGCAAGGTGAACTACCTCGGCGCGTCGACGCTCGAACCGAACGCCTGGAAGGTGGCGATGGCGAACGAACTGGCGGACAAGCGCGGTTACGAACCGTTCTCGCTGTCGCAACCGCGCTACAACGTGGCGAACAGAGAAATCGAGGGAAATTACCTCGACATGTGCGACCACTACGACGTCGGCGTCGTCCCGTGGTCGCCGCTGGCGGGCGGCTTCCTCACGGGGAAGTACAGTCGAGACGGAACACCGCCCACGGACTCGCGGGCGGCCAACGACCAGCAGTTCGCCGACTCCTACCTGACCCCGGAGAACTTCGACGCGCTCGAGGCCGTCGAAGCCGTCGCCGAGGAGGTCGGTGCGACGCCCGCGCAGGTGAGCCTCGCGTGGTTGTTGCACCACGAGCAGGTGACCGCGCCCATCGTCGGCGCGCGGACCACGAAGCAGTTGGAGGAGAACCTCGTCGCGAGCGATATCTCACTCACCGACGCGCAGTTCCGGCGTCTCGCCGACGCGAAGTCGAACTAA
- a CDS encoding TVP38/TMEM64 family protein codes for MVAITALAAWLVSPEALFERLRWLAADPVRFVAVLTLVALVRPLLAWPTTLLAVVVGYTHDLTWVPIALALVAVSSVPPYLFGRHIRGGSGRFAAAGERFVDTTGDVRSVAASRLFPAPSDIVSVGAGIADVRFRSYLLGTALGETPWVVGGVLVGGSLGALTTDSLTGLFDIRLVAAAAVVGALLLAGPLYRYASERNVKLR; via the coding sequence GTGGTTGCGATTACGGCTCTCGCCGCGTGGCTCGTCTCGCCCGAAGCGCTGTTCGAGCGTCTCCGATGGCTCGCGGCCGACCCGGTTCGGTTCGTCGCCGTGTTGACGCTCGTCGCGCTCGTCCGGCCGCTTCTCGCGTGGCCGACGACCCTTCTGGCTGTCGTCGTCGGCTACACCCACGACCTCACCTGGGTTCCGATCGCGCTGGCTCTCGTCGCCGTGAGCAGCGTCCCGCCGTACCTCTTCGGGCGTCACATCCGAGGTGGCAGCGGCCGGTTCGCCGCGGCGGGCGAGCGGTTCGTCGACACGACCGGCGACGTCCGGAGCGTCGCTGCGAGCCGCCTCTTTCCGGCCCCGTCGGACATTGTCTCCGTCGGCGCGGGAATCGCCGACGTTCGGTTCCGGTCGTACCTGCTCGGAACCGCGCTCGGCGAGACTCCGTGGGTCGTCGGGGGCGTGCTCGTCGGTGGGTCGCTCGGCGCGCTCACGACCGACTCGCTGACCGGACTATTCGATATCCGTCTCGTCGCGGCCGCGGCAGTCGTCGGCGCGTTGCTCCTGGCGGGACCGCTCTATCGCTACGCGTCCGAGCGGAACGTGAAACTCCGATAG
- a CDS encoding DUF1684 domain-containing protein has translation MSDSERDSGLGADEWRAEVEHQREQKDDFFADHPQSPIPPEERESFDGLDYFDPDPEYRVEATVTTYDEPDPVEMETTNGPNVRYLRVVTFEFEASGETQTLAGYRQESDESNSLFVPFRDKTTGQQTYRGGRYMEFEPNRELEDGDEVVFDFNLAYSPFCAYSETFACPLPPEENWLDVVIPAGERFKE, from the coding sequence ATGAGCGACAGCGAACGCGATTCCGGCCTCGGCGCCGATGAGTGGCGCGCGGAGGTCGAACACCAGCGTGAACAGAAGGACGACTTCTTCGCAGACCACCCGCAGTCACCGATACCGCCGGAAGAGCGCGAGTCGTTCGACGGGCTCGACTACTTCGACCCGGACCCAGAGTACCGCGTCGAGGCGACGGTGACCACCTACGACGAACCCGACCCCGTCGAGATGGAGACGACGAACGGCCCGAACGTCCGCTATCTCCGCGTGGTGACGTTCGAGTTCGAAGCCAGCGGCGAGACACAGACGCTCGCGGGCTACCGTCAGGAATCGGACGAATCGAACTCGCTTTTCGTCCCGTTCCGCGACAAGACGACCGGCCAGCAGACGTACCGCGGGGGGCGGTACATGGAGTTCGAACCGAACCGAGAGCTCGAAGACGGCGACGAGGTGGTGTTCGATTTCAACCTCGCGTACAGCCCGTTTTGCGCCTACAGCGAGACGTTCGCCTGCCCGCTCCCGCCCGAGGAGAACTGGCTTGACGTGGTGATTCCGGCGGGCGAGCGGTTCAAGGAGTAA
- a CDS encoding DUF4013 domain-containing protein produces MSIDIEADLRYPTNADDWVETLLIGAVLILLGVLVLPMFLVLSYYLRVARWSMRGEERPPSFTESGALFVDGVKAAAVLLAYQLVPLLAFAFTSVLVLIPVLSDGNVAMRVSVLGIVAGIAISSLLSLVFGYFGVVGMLNVAREGTLRAGFDFGRVRRVAFDREYAVRWLYAFVLLLGVNVLIGVVAVIPVVGWLVVPLASFYVGIVASRIYGRGYARALDDGARATDVSPNETVA; encoded by the coding sequence ATGAGCATCGACATCGAGGCCGACCTCCGCTATCCGACGAACGCCGACGACTGGGTGGAGACGCTGCTCATCGGTGCCGTGCTGATACTCCTCGGCGTCCTCGTCCTCCCGATGTTTCTCGTTCTGAGCTACTACCTTCGCGTCGCGCGTTGGAGCATGCGCGGCGAGGAGCGCCCGCCGTCGTTCACCGAGTCGGGAGCGCTGTTCGTCGACGGTGTGAAGGCGGCCGCCGTCCTGCTGGCGTACCAACTCGTCCCACTGCTCGCCTTCGCGTTCACGTCGGTGCTCGTGTTGATTCCGGTGCTGAGCGACGGCAACGTGGCGATGCGTGTGAGCGTCCTCGGAATCGTTGCCGGAATCGCCATCTCGTCGCTTCTCTCGCTCGTCTTCGGCTACTTTGGCGTCGTCGGGATGCTCAACGTCGCCCGCGAGGGGACGCTCCGTGCGGGGTTCGACTTCGGCCGCGTCCGTCGCGTCGCGTTCGACCGCGAGTACGCGGTACGGTGGCTCTACGCGTTCGTCCTGCTGCTCGGGGTAAACGTCCTCATCGGTGTCGTCGCCGTAATCCCGGTCGTCGGGTGGCTCGTGGTCCCGCTGGCCAGTTTCTACGTGGGTATCGTCGCCTCCCGAATCTACGGCCGCGGGTACGCCCGAGCGCTCGACGACGGAGCGCGGGCGACCGACGTCTCCCCGAACGAGACGGTCGCGTAG
- a CDS encoding asparaginase: MPDVRVLSCGGTIASEPSETGAAPAKRGEELVEAVPKLDEYATVSAEEIASHPGFDMQFDDIAAVAAAVADTPEVDGFVVTHGTDTLADTAYALSLLLDADAPVVVTGSQRRFDEVGSDAPANLLTAVRAAASPRLSGVAVAFDDELHAARDVEKTHTNALSTFKSPGKGPIATFTRSAMHVHRAAESRSSEAASLPGGAVADASATVPVVHSGIGVSGDELDRAVDAGADGVVVEGTGLGNVASGLGDAVARATETVPVVVSSRCHVGPTDQVYGTPGGGVTLREHGALFSGDLPTSKARIKLLLALSAGIEGDELAALFD; the protein is encoded by the coding sequence ATGCCAGACGTGCGCGTGCTGAGTTGCGGCGGAACGATTGCCAGCGAACCGAGCGAGACGGGGGCAGCGCCGGCAAAACGCGGCGAAGAACTGGTGGAGGCGGTACCGAAACTCGACGAGTACGCGACGGTCAGCGCCGAGGAGATCGCCTCGCATCCCGGATTCGACATGCAGTTCGACGACATCGCCGCCGTCGCGGCGGCCGTCGCCGACACGCCCGAGGTCGACGGGTTCGTCGTCACCCACGGTACCGACACGCTCGCCGACACGGCGTACGCGCTCTCGCTTCTGCTCGACGCCGACGCGCCCGTCGTCGTCACCGGGTCGCAGCGTCGCTTCGACGAGGTCGGCTCCGACGCGCCGGCGAACCTCCTCACCGCGGTCAGAGCGGCCGCCTCGCCCCGACTTTCGGGCGTGGCCGTCGCGTTCGACGACGAACTCCACGCCGCCCGCGACGTCGAGAAGACCCACACGAACGCGTTGTCGACGTTCAAATCGCCCGGAAAAGGCCCCATCGCGACGTTCACGCGCTCGGCGATGCACGTCCACCGCGCCGCCGAGAGTCGGTCCTCGGAGGCGGCGTCGCTCCCCGGAGGGGCTGTCGCCGACGCGTCGGCCACCGTCCCGGTCGTCCACTCCGGAATCGGTGTCTCCGGCGACGAACTCGACAGAGCGGTCGACGCCGGGGCAGACGGAGTCGTCGTCGAGGGGACGGGTCTCGGGAACGTCGCCAGCGGTCTCGGCGACGCCGTCGCGCGCGCGACCGAGACGGTCCCCGTCGTCGTCAGTTCGCGCTGTCACGTCGGCCCGACCGATCAGGTGTACGGCACGCCCGGCGGCGGCGTCACGCTTCGCGAGCACGGCGCGCTGTTCTCCGGTGACCTCCCGACCTCCAAGGCCCGAATCAAGCTCCTCTTGGCGCTCTCGGCGGGTATCGAAGGCGACGAACTCGCGGCGTTGTTCGACTGA
- a CDS encoding lamin tail domain-containing protein, translated as MSPLRRRSLVFVVSCLLVTAGCLGAPSLPPSNSDDSVAPGAGDVPLPGEGPNRTATVVDGDTVKIAYPNGTRDTARLLGVDTPETYGESDPDDFEGVPDTETGQACLNDHGERATDYATETLLDREVTLRFDANEPRRGYYDRLLVYVVLDGTDFNYGLVDEGYARVYDSQFTARERYYDAESDARADGRGLWECATDAEAETDGGSSETADRSGDSPLVVAEIHEDAVGDDQQNLDDEYVVFRNDGSETLDLTGWTVNDEVGKEYRFPDGFALEPTETVTLRTGDGEDGDGTLYWGASAPVWNNDGDEVIVRDGAGTVVARRSY; from the coding sequence GTGAGTCCGCTCCGTCGACGGTCGCTCGTCTTCGTCGTCAGTTGCCTACTCGTCACCGCCGGCTGTCTCGGTGCTCCGTCCCTTCCGCCTTCGAACTCCGACGACAGCGTCGCCCCCGGCGCGGGGGACGTTCCGCTCCCCGGCGAAGGACCGAACCGGACCGCCACCGTCGTCGACGGTGACACGGTGAAAATCGCGTACCCCAACGGAACCCGCGACACCGCGCGCCTCCTCGGCGTCGACACGCCCGAGACGTACGGCGAGAGCGACCCCGACGACTTCGAGGGCGTCCCCGACACCGAGACTGGCCAGGCCTGTCTGAACGACCACGGCGAACGCGCCACCGACTACGCGACTGAGACGCTCCTCGACCGGGAGGTGACACTCCGGTTCGACGCGAACGAACCGCGGCGCGGCTACTACGACCGCCTACTCGTCTACGTCGTACTCGACGGTACGGATTTCAACTACGGGCTCGTCGACGAGGGGTACGCCCGCGTCTACGACAGTCAGTTCACGGCACGTGAGCGCTACTACGACGCCGAATCGGACGCCCGAGCGGACGGCCGCGGTCTGTGGGAGTGCGCGACCGACGCCGAAGCTGAGACCGACGGTGGGTCGTCCGAGACGGCCGATCGCTCTGGCGACTCGCCGCTCGTCGTCGCCGAGATCCACGAGGACGCCGTGGGCGACGACCAGCAGAACCTCGACGACGAGTACGTCGTCTTCCGGAACGACGGCAGCGAGACGCTCGACCTGACGGGATGGACGGTGAACGACGAGGTGGGCAAGGAGTACCGTTTCCCCGACGGGTTCGCACTCGAGCCGACCGAGACGGTGACGCTCCGAACCGGCGACGGCGAGGACGGCGATGGAACGCTCTACTGGGGGGCGAGCGCCCCGGTGTGGAACAACGACGGCGACGAGGTGATCGTCAGAGACGGCGCCGGAACGGTCGTCGCTCGGCGGTCCTACTGA
- a CDS encoding DUF7115 domain-containing protein — protein sequence MSLPELVQTELDDEPVAARVNLGGEDGLFVTPTRTLIYRSEGLLSDESVEQYPHDAERISVSEGGRASRKATVTLDYGLDGEQSFSLPSKRLQDALHPVLAGILSAAGITDPGETVKQTFRFSELTLVVTSDRVVKHIGAPVWDEDFEGFHYADVTDLTFEDGSVATSIVLTLGSRQERFKAPNDDARAVRETLTDALCTYHDVPSLDAFRKAKARESEAEPSQDRKNVSFGDGPAPLTANPTELSEKPKNATRPDDPVDLDDGAADSASGVAAEAVTEPESATSSASATFEGSGFESASDETAASVEAVEASKTAETTETTDTGDGIEELRAQVETLTVTVQRQNEQLQRQNELVERLIDELSRGR from the coding sequence ATGAGCCTGCCGGAACTCGTCCAGACCGAACTGGACGACGAACCAGTCGCCGCCCGGGTGAACCTCGGCGGCGAGGACGGACTGTTCGTCACGCCCACGCGAACGCTCATCTACCGCTCGGAGGGATTACTCTCGGACGAGTCCGTCGAACAGTACCCGCACGACGCCGAACGCATCTCCGTCTCCGAAGGCGGGCGCGCGTCGCGAAAAGCGACCGTGACGCTCGACTACGGTCTCGACGGCGAACAGTCGTTCTCCCTGCCGTCCAAACGCCTCCAGGACGCGCTCCACCCCGTACTCGCCGGCATCCTCAGCGCGGCCGGAATCACCGACCCCGGCGAGACGGTGAAACAGACGTTCCGGTTCAGCGAACTCACGCTCGTCGTCACGAGCGACCGGGTCGTCAAACACATCGGCGCGCCCGTCTGGGACGAGGATTTCGAGGGGTTTCACTACGCGGACGTGACCGACCTCACCTTCGAAGACGGCAGCGTCGCCACCTCCATCGTGCTGACGCTCGGCAGCCGACAGGAGCGATTCAAAGCTCCGAACGACGACGCGCGCGCGGTCCGCGAGACGCTGACAGACGCCCTCTGTACCTATCACGACGTCCCGTCGCTCGACGCCTTCCGAAAGGCGAAGGCTCGGGAGTCGGAGGCCGAACCGTCGCAGGACCGAAAGAACGTCTCGTTCGGCGACGGCCCCGCGCCGCTGACGGCCAACCCGACCGAACTGAGCGAGAAACCGAAGAACGCGACGCGACCGGACGACCCTGTAGACCTCGACGACGGCGCTGCGGACTCGGCGAGCGGCGTCGCCGCCGAGGCGGTGACCGAACCGGAGTCGGCGACTTCCTCCGCCTCGGCGACGTTCGAGGGGTCCGGATTCGAGTCCGCGAGCGACGAGACGGCGGCGTCCGTCGAGGCGGTCGAGGCAAGCAAAACGGCCGAGACGACCGAGACGACCGACACGGGCGACGGTATCGAGGAACTACGGGCACAGGTGGAGACGCTGACAGTAACGGTCCAACGACAGAACGAGCAACTCCAGCGACAGAACGAACTCGTCGAGCGACTCATCGACGAACTCAGCCGCGGGCGGTGA